Proteins encoded by one window of Flavobacterium sp. N502540:
- a CDS encoding SusD/RagB family nutrient-binding outer membrane lipoprotein yields MKKIIYALGIMLLTVSCDDSSLTDLNVDTKNPSVVPPSTLFTNAEKNLTEQLVNTNVNRNIFRLVNQQWTETTYLDESNYNWVTRKISDNHWDRLYAGALADLSQAKGFIEKDVISPTDPEFAQKTIVKKNQLILIDILMVYTYQILVDTFGDVPYTESLKGADNYLPKYDKAIDIYKDLIVRLNKDIAGLDTSKPAFGDAEVIYKDNLTAWIKFANSIKLKLGVNLKSSGLEAAIADAAIISGAAGGFTSNADNAKLPYMLNLPNTNPLYVDMVFSGRNDFVVAKPFVDKLVALNDPRKTPYFRPTYKDTDAAGDLITVTGYRGGIVGAKNSQSRFTHASDKIKAPDFSGTLLDYAEVEFLLAEASGRGVAVGGSIASHYNAAILASMEDWGVSTADANAYLAQPAVAYATATGTWQQKVGEQAWYALFNRGFEGWTSTRRLDFPVLTPPATADAAAAGQVPSRMAYPIREQTLNATNYTAASTSIGGDKLTTKIFWDK; encoded by the coding sequence ATGAAAAAAATAATATATGCATTAGGAATCATGCTTCTCACAGTTTCATGTGACGACAGCAGCTTAACAGACTTAAATGTAGATACAAAAAACCCTTCTGTAGTACCTCCTAGCACTTTATTCACAAATGCTGAAAAAAATCTAACAGAACAACTTGTTAATACCAATGTAAATAGAAACATATTTAGATTAGTAAATCAACAATGGACAGAAACCACCTATCTGGATGAATCTAACTACAACTGGGTAACCCGTAAAATTTCAGACAATCACTGGGACAGACTTTATGCAGGTGCACTTGCTGATTTATCTCAGGCGAAGGGTTTTATAGAAAAAGATGTAATCTCACCTACAGATCCTGAATTTGCGCAGAAAACTATAGTCAAAAAAAATCAATTGATCCTTATTGATATTTTAATGGTTTATACGTACCAAATTTTAGTAGACACTTTTGGCGATGTACCTTATACAGAATCTTTAAAAGGAGCAGACAATTATCTCCCTAAATATGACAAAGCCATAGATATCTACAAAGACTTAATTGTACGTTTAAATAAAGACATCGCAGGATTAGACACTTCAAAACCTGCCTTTGGGGATGCCGAGGTTATCTACAAAGACAATTTAACTGCCTGGATTAAATTTGCTAATAGCATCAAACTAAAATTAGGCGTGAACTTAAAATCATCTGGTCTTGAAGCAGCAATTGCAGACGCAGCAATCATCTCTGGTGCAGCAGGCGGATTTACATCAAATGCCGATAATGCAAAACTACCTTATATGTTAAATCTTCCAAACACCAATCCACTTTATGTAGATATGGTTTTCTCAGGAAGAAATGATTTTGTCGTTGCAAAACCATTTGTCGACAAACTGGTAGCTTTAAATGACCCAAGAAAAACACCTTACTTTAGACCAACCTACAAGGACACTGATGCCGCAGGAGACTTGATCACTGTAACGGGATACAGAGGTGGAATTGTTGGAGCAAAAAACTCACAGTCCAGATTTACTCATGCAAGTGACAAAATTAAAGCACCGGACTTCAGTGGTACTTTATTAGATTATGCAGAAGTAGAATTTTTACTAGCAGAAGCTTCAGGAAGAGGAGTTGCTGTTGGAGGCTCTATTGCTTCACATTACAATGCAGCAATCTTAGCTTCTATGGAAGACTGGGGAGTTTCAACAGCAGATGCAAATGCCTATCTTGCTCAACCAGCAGTTGCTTATGCAACAGCTACAGGAACATGGCAACAAAAAGTAGGAGAGCAAGCATGGTACGCGTTGTTCAACAGAGGATTTGAAGGCTGGACATCAACCAGAAGACTAGATTTCCCTGTTTTAACACCACCAGCAACTGCAGATGCTGCAGCCGCTGGTCAGGTACCATCCAGAATGGCTTATCCAATTAGAGAACAAACACTGAATGCAACAAATTACACCGCTGCATCAACTTCCATTGGAGGAGACAAATTAACTACAAAGATTTTTTGGGATAAATAG